A segment of the Streptomyces diastaticus subsp. diastaticus genome:
CGATGATGCCGAGCGGGTTGCGGCCGTTGGCGAGGCCGACGGCGCGGGAGGCGCCCGGACGGCCCAGCGCCTCGGCGAGCTGGCCGTAGGTCCGCGTCCGGCCGTACGGGACGGTGCGGAGCTGCTCCCAGACCGAGCGCTGGAACGGGGTGCCGTCGAGGCGCAGTTCGAGGTCGAAGTCGGTGCGGGTCCCGGCGAAGTACGCGGCGAGCTGGTCGGCGGCCTCGCCGAACGGGCTGTCGTCGCGCGGGCCGAACTCCTCCTGGGCGGGCCGGTGGCGCTGCCCGGCCATGTAGAGCCCGCTGAGGACGCCGCCGGTGGCGACCAGGGTGAGCGGACCGCAGGGGCTGTCGACGACGGTGTGGCAGCGGGCGGCGGACGGGGCGGTTGCCGGGGTGCTGGTCATGGCGGTGCTCCGGTGGGTGTGGTCGCGGTCAGGCGGGCAGGAGGTTGATCGGGTGGTCGTCGGTGGACCACAGGTACTGCACGGCGTACGCCCGCCAGGGTCGCCAGTCCGCGGCGCGGGCGGTCAGTCCGCCGGGAGCGCCCGGCAGGCCGAGGCGCTCGGCGGCGCGGCGCACTCCGAGGTCGGTGGCGGGGAAGGCGTCGGGGTCGCCGAGGGCGCGCATGGCGATGATCTCCACCGTCCACGGACCGAAACCGGGCAGCGCCAGCAGCCGGGCGCGTGCCTCGTCCCAGTCCTCCTCGGGGCCGAGCCGGAGCGAGCCTTCGGCGAGGCGGGCCACCAGCGTGGTCAGGGTGGCGCGGCGGCTGCGGGGCATGGCGAGCTGCTCGGGGTCGAGTCCGGCGAGGTCGGCGGGGCGCGGGAAGAGGCGGGTGAGCCCGCCCGCCGGGTCCTCGACGGGGCTGCCGTACGCGGTGGCGAGGCGGGCGGCGTGGGTGCGGGCGGCGGCGGTGGAGACCTGCTGGCCGAGGACGGCCCGGACGGCGAACTCGGCGGCGTCGACGGTGCGCGGGACGCGGCGGCCGGGGGCCCGGGCGACGTGGGGGGCGAGGGTCGGGTCGGCGGCGAGCCGCTCGTCCACCGCCTCCGGGTCGGCGTCGAGGTCGAGCAGGCGGCGGCAGCGGCTGATGGCGAGGGTGAGGTCCCGCAGGTCGGTGAGGGCCAGGCGGCAGGCGATGTGGCCGGGTGCGGGGGCGAGCGTGGCGATGCCCGGGCCGTGCGGCAGGTCGAGTGTGCGGCGGTAGGCACCGTCGCGCCACTCCTCGACGCCGGGGACGGCGGTGGCGGCGAGGTGCCCGAAGACGTTGTCCGGGGTGAAGGGGGTGCGCAGCGGGAGCCGCAGCGAGACCGCGCCGGGTGCCGGGTCGCCGCCGGGGCCCGGCACGGCGCGGGTGCGGGCGCGCAGTTCGGTCGGGGAGAGCGCGTACACCTCGCGCACCGTGTCGTTGAAGGTGCGGACCGAGGAGAAGCCGGCGGCGAAGGCGATGTCGGCCATCGGCAGGGTGGTCGTCTCGACCAGCAGCCGGGCGGTCTGGGCGCGCTGGGCGCGGGCCAGGGCGAGCGGCCCGGCCCCGAGTTCCGCGCGAAGCTGCCGCTCGATCTGGCGGGTGCTGTAACCGAGTCGGGCGGCGAGGCCGGGGACGCCCTCGCGGTCGACGGTGCCGTCGGCGATGAGCCGCATGGCGCGGGCGACGGCGTCGGCGCGCTGGTTCCACTCGGGCGAACCCGGGGTGGTGTCCGGGCGGCACCGCTTGCAGGCCCGGAACCCGGCCTGCTGGCAGGCGGCGGCGCTGGGATGGAACACCATGTTGCGCGGCTTGGGCGGCACGGCGGGGCAGCTGGGGCGGCAGTAGATGCCGGTGGTCAGCACGGCGGTGAAGAACCAGCCGTCGAACCGGGCGTCCTTCGACCGCACGGCCCGCACGCAGCGCTCGGTGTCG
Coding sequences within it:
- a CDS encoding methylated-DNA--[protein]-cysteine S-methyltransferase, giving the protein MTSTPATAPSAARCHTVVDSPCGPLTLVATGGVLSGLYMAGQRHRPAQEEFGPRDDSPFGEAADQLAAYFAGTRTDFDLELRLDGTPFQRSVWEQLRTVPYGRTRTYGQLAEALGRPGASRAVGLANGRNPLGIIVPCHRVIGASGSLTGYGGGIDRKRALLAHERGEGYATTAALS
- a CDS encoding AlkA N-terminal domain-containing protein codes for the protein MYTDTERCVRAVRSKDARFDGWFFTAVLTTGIYCRPSCPAVPPKPRNMVFHPSAAACQQAGFRACKRCRPDTTPGSPEWNQRADAVARAMRLIADGTVDREGVPGLAARLGYSTRQIERQLRAELGAGPLALARAQRAQTARLLVETTTLPMADIAFAAGFSSVRTFNDTVREVYALSPTELRARTRAVPGPGGDPAPGAVSLRLPLRTPFTPDNVFGHLAATAVPGVEEWRDGAYRRTLDLPHGPGIATLAPAPGHIACRLALTDLRDLTLAISRCRRLLDLDADPEAVDERLAADPTLAPHVARAPGRRVPRTVDAAEFAVRAVLGQQVSTAAARTHAARLATAYGSPVEDPAGGLTRLFPRPADLAGLDPEQLAMPRSRRATLTTLVARLAEGSLRLGPEEDWDEARARLLALPGFGPWTVEIIAMRALGDPDAFPATDLGVRRAAERLGLPGAPGGLTARAADWRPWRAYAVQYLWSTDDHPINLLPA